The sequence below is a genomic window from Thermococcus sp..
GCCGACGTTTGCCGTGATTGAAAACGAAACCGGAAAGCTCGTAGGTATAGCGGGCTTCAACTGGGTGAACTATCAGGCGAGGTGGGGCGAGATACTATACTATCTGGCACCAGACGAGAGGGGAAAGGGCTACGGCACCGAGGCCGTCAAACTCCTCTGCGAGTACGCCTTCAGGCACCTCAACCTCCGCAAGGTCTGGGCGAAGGTGCACGAGGACAACACGCCCTCGATAAGGGTTCTCGAAAAGAACGGATTTACATTGAGCGGTCGCTTCAGGGAGCACGTCTGGAGCGACGGGAGGTATATCGACGAGCTGATCTACGAGAGGTTCGCAGGGAACCATAACTATCTCATTAAAACAAATTGAAAGGGAATTTGGGGGTGAAAAAAGCGACTACCTCCGGGAAAATCCGGAGAACGCCTTTTTGAGCGGCGCGGATAGGTCAAAGTCCCTAACCAGCTCATCGACGACCTCGCTTGGAAGTCCCTCGCGGAGGAGCTCCCTCCTGAACCGCCGTTTTGTCCGGTTTGCCACCTTAAATATACCCACTACCCTGAACAATATCACGGGCAGTCGGAGAAAAAAGCGAAGGAGGGCCACCAAGCTCACTCCTTCCCGTTTTCGGGCTTTCTGGCCCCGTGCATCATAATCCAGTTGCCGTGGTTGCCCTTCCCGATGAGTCCCCCGAGCATCTCCATGAGCTTCTTCCCGGGGTTTATCGCGTCCATGTACTCCTTCGTCAGCTCAAGGGCCGCATCCTTGTCCATGCCTGCCTCCGTGAGGTTCTTGTAGAACTCCGCCACGCTCCTTCCCATGGCCTGAACCCTCTCGGGGCTGTAGAGCTCGTTGAGGAGCTCCTTGAGCGGCTGAAGGATGTCCTCGATCATCTCCCCGACCTTGTCCATGATGGCCGGAATCTTTTCGAGGTCCTTGTCGCCCTCGTAGGTCTCGATGAGGTCTTCCACAATCTCGGCCTTCTTCTTGAGGAGTTCAACCTCCTCCTCGCTCTTTGCGTTCCTTATCTCCTCGACCAGCTCGTCGAGGAGTTCCTCCAGCTTCTTTGGGGCTCCGGCATTTTCATCCACCATATCAACCACCTCAATAATCATTAGTCTGGTCAAGCCTAATCGGCATTCCGATCATTTCGAGCCACTTTTTGACCACCTGCTTGGAGAGGGCGTAGACCTTCCCCCTCTCGCCGGGAGCCTCGACGACGATGCCCATCTCCCTCAGCTCGGCCAGTTTCGCCCTGACAGTGTTCCGCGAGGCCTTCCCGCGCCTCCCCTTCAGTTCGCGGGTTATCTGGCTGACGTTCGCCCTCCTCAGGTCGAAGAGAACCCTCACGA
It includes:
- a CDS encoding GNAT family N-acetyltransferase, giving the protein MRPIVLKGKKVSLGILLKEDLGKSWEWFNERSTVRHLFNSAHFTLPEEEDEFYEELKKNKDKMPTFAVIENETGKLVGIAGFNWVNYQARWGEILYYLAPDERGKGYGTEAVKLLCEYAFRHLNLRKVWAKVHEDNTPSIRVLEKNGFTLSGRFREHVWSDGRYIDELIYERFAGNHNYLIKTN
- a CDS encoding ArsR family transcriptional regulator encodes the protein MPDEDLAREVQELRKALEELRESFAVVSQMAQAYLRLINVYTQYGGLGIDVVVPEIRNDPIAREIVRVLFDLRRANVSQITRELKGRRGKASRNTVRAKLAELREMGIVVEAPGERGKVYALSKQVVKKWLEMIGMPIRLDQTNDY